The Meriones unguiculatus strain TT.TT164.6M chromosome 6, Bangor_MerUng_6.1, whole genome shotgun sequence genome has a window encoding:
- the Slc51b gene encoding organic solute transporter subunit beta: MDQSAEEAAASPEVSQELLEEMVWVFRVEDAAPWNYSMLVLAVLVVVISMVLLRRSILSNRNRKKQPQDKEAPEDPHLHGSGTKENSSLSNLRETLISGTPDAAPGEAGLNEKDIPLVFLPDPQETES; encoded by the exons ATGGACCAGAGCGCGGAGGAGGCTGCAGCGAGCCCTGAGGTGTCCCAGGAACTGCTGGAAGAAATGGTCTGGGTTTTTCGTGTAGAAGATG CGGCTCCCTGGAATTATTCCATGCTGGTTCTGGCGGTCCTGGTGGTGGTGATAAGTATGGTCCTCCTGAGGAGGAGCATCCTGTCAAACAG AAATCGAAAGAAGCAGCCACAGGACAAAGAAGCACCAGAAGACCCGCACCTACACGGTTCCGGAACGAAAGAAAACAGCAGCCTGAGCAACCTAAGAGAGACGCTTATCTCAGGGACTCCAGACGCAGCCCCCGGGGAAGCTGGGTTGAACGAGAAAGACATACCACTGGTCTTTCTACCGGACCCACAGGAAACCGAGAGCTAG